From Pseudomonas hormoni:
CGCGTTTTTCAGCGATACGACGATCCAGCGGCAGTTCCATGTTGCCCGTGCCTTTGAATTCTTCGTAGATCACTTCGTCCATCTTCGAGCCGGTTTCAACCAGAGCGGTGGCGATGATGGTCAGCGAGCCGCCTTCTTCGATGTTCCGTGCAGCGCCGAAGAAACGTTTCGGTTTCTCCAGGGCGTGGGCATCGACACCACCGGTGAGCACTTTGCCGGAGCTCGGGATCACGGTGTTGTAGGCGCGAGCCAGACGGGTGATGGAGTCGAGCAGGATCACCACGTCTTTCTTGTGTTCGACCAGGCGCTTGGCCTTCTCGATCACCATTTCGGCAACCTGCACGTGGCGGGTTGGCGGCTCGTCGAATGTCGAGGCAACCACTTCGCCGCGCACGGTGCGCTGCATTTCGGTTACTTCTTCCGGACGCTCGTCGATCAGCAACACGATCAGATGAACTTCAGGGTTGTTACGTGCGATGTTCGCCGCGATGTTCTGCAGCATGATCGTTTTACCGGCTTTCGGCGGTGCAACGATCAGACCGCGCTGGCCTTTGCCGATCGGGGCGCACAGGTCGATGACTCGACCGGTCAAGTCTTCGGTGGAACCGTTGCCGGCTTCCATCTTCATGCGCACGGTCGGGAACAGCGGGGTCAGGTTCTCAAAGAGAATCTTGTTTTTCGCGTTCTCGGGACGATCGTAGTTGATCGTGTCGACCTTGAGCAGTGCGAAATAGCGTTCGCCTTCCTTCGGAGGGCGGATCTTGCCAACGATGGTGTCACCGGTGCGCAAGTTGAAACGGCGGATCTGGCTCGGCGAGACGTAGATATCGTCCGGGCCGGCGAGATAGGAAGCGTCAGCGGAGCGCAGGAAGCCGAAGCCGTCCTGGAGAATCTCCAGCACGCCATCACCGGAGATTTCCTCGCCGCTTTTAGCGTGCTTTTTGAGCAGGGAGAAAATCACGTCCTGCTTGCGCGAACGGGCCATATTTTCTATGCCCATCTGTTCGGCCAATTCGAGCAGTTCGGTAATCGGCTTTTGCTTGAGTTCAGTCAGATTCATATAGGAATGACGTAATCATTTATGGAGGGGGGGAAATTAAGCTTTTGGCTTAATGAGGCCGCGCCGCAGAGAAGGCGACAGGATCGCGTACTTATTCGAAAAGGAGTGCGTCGGCGACGGCTAGCAGGGGGCAATGGAGAAACCAGTGCGGGGCCGAATGTACCACCTGAGTTTCGGAGCGTCTAGCCCTCAATAACGAAAAAGCCCCGCAATTTGCGGGGCCTTTTTTTCGGACACTTTACAGCGACGCTTAGATGTTGGCGTCGAGGAAAGCAGCCAGTTGCGACTTCGACAGTGCGCCGACCTTGGTCGCTTCAACGTTGCCGTTCTTGAACAGCATCAGGGTCGGGATACCACGCACGCCATGCTTGGCCGGGGTTTCCTGGTTTTCGTCGATGTTCAGTTTGGCAACGGTCAGCTTGCCTTTGTAGGTTTCAGCAATCTCGTCCAGAACAGGAGCGATCATTTTGCAAGGGCCGCACCATTCAGCCCAGTAGTCGACCAGTACAGCGCCTTCGGCCTTGAGTACGTCGGCCTCGAAGCTAGCGTCGCTAACGTGTTTGATAAGATCGCTGCTCATGGAAGTCTCCAGGTTGTAAGCAAAAAAACGTGGCCCATCATAGCCGCCCTTCCTTCGTTCAGGAAGGTGCAGATGATTGAGTCTCGCTATGGTGGTGCATGAGTTTGGGTATAGCTCAAGTCAGGACGTGGCGGGAGCGATGAAGGCAATGCCGGTGCGCAGGGCGGCGTTGCGCACATGTTCGTGCATGGCCTTCTGCGCCGCACCGGACGAGCGCCGGGCCAGCGCGCGGAGGATTTTGCGATGCTCCTGCCAGGTTTCCATGGCTCGCTCTGCCCGGATGAACGGTAGCTTCTGGCTCTCCAGAAAGATGTCGGCGCTGGCGCTGAGAATGCTCAGCATCGCCTGATTGCCGCTGGCCAGCAGGATGCGCCGGTGGAATTCGAAGTCCAGGCGTGCTGCCGCCTCAAAATCGCCAACCTTCAATTCATTGCGCATCGCGGCAACGTTGTCTTCCAGCGCATCGAGTTCATCGGTGCTCAAGGTCACGGCAGCGAGACCGGCGGCAAAACCTTCAAGGGCATAGCGCAACTGGAAGATATCCAGCGGCGAAGCCTGGGCCGCGAAGGGCCAGCCCGGCGCTGCATCGGATCGCGGCAATTCCACCGTCGCCTGCACGAAAACGCCCTTGCCCGGCTGAATGCTGATCACACCCAACGCACTCAATGACGACAACGCCTCCCGTAACGACGCCCGACTCACCCCCAATTGCACGGCCAGGTCGCGTTGCGAAGGCAAGGCATCCCCCGGCCCGAAACCTTGCTCGGCGATCAGTTTGCGGATGGCTTGCAGCGCCACTTCGGGTACGGCTCGGGAGATCGAGTTCATGGTTTTTCAGACGAACCAGGCGAATGAGCGGCTAGTTTTAAAGCTATTCGCGACGCCCGGCAAGTCGTGCCCCACCGGGGTTCGGCGATGGCCGAGGATGCGCCATCGGAGTGCGAAACGCGGCGCGACTGTTCAGACCAGTAAGACCGTTCAACGCCAGCAAAACCGTGGCTTCGCACCACTAAACCCCGATGTTGGCATGGCCCGTGCTCTGTCGATCCGCAGAAATCATTCCTCGCCGATCCGGAGATTTGCCATGACCCTGCGTTACAGCGCCCTCCTCGCCTCCCTGTTTGCCAGCCTGATGCTGAGCCAGATGCCCGCCCACGCCGACGGCCTGGAAGAGGTGGTCAAACGCGGCGTCCTCAAGGTGGCCGTGCCTCAGGACTTCCCGCCGTTCGGCTCGGTCGGCCCGGACATGAAACCCCGCGGCCTCGATATCGACACCGCCAAACTGCTGGCCGATCAGCTCAAGGTCAAACTCGAGCTGACGCCGGTCAACAGTACCAACCGCATCCCGTTCCTCACCACCGGCAAAGTGGATCTGGTGATTTCCAGCCTCGGCAAGAACCCCGAACGCGAGAAAGTCATCGACTTCTCCAGCGCCTACGCGCCGTTCTACCTCGCCGTGTTCGGTCCGCCGGATGCCGAGATCAAAGGCCTGGACGACCTCAAGGGCAAAACCGTCAGCGTCACCCGTGGCGCCATCGAAGACATCGAGCTGACCAAAGTCGCGCCCGAAGGCGTGACCATCAAGCGCTTCGAGGACAACAACTCGACCATCGCCGCTTACCTCGCCGGCCAGGTCGACCTGATCGCCAGCGGCAACGTGGTGATGGTGGCGATCAGCGAGAAAAACCCGAAACGCGTGCCGGCGTTGAAAGTGAAGCTCAAGGATTCGCCGGTCTACGTTGGCGTGAACAAGAACGAGCCGGCATTGCTGGGCAAGGTCAACCAGATCCTTGCCACTGCCAAGACCGATGGTGCGCTGGCAAAGAACTCTCAGACGTGGCTTAAAGAGCCACTGCCGGCCGATCTCTGATCGTCGCTCGGGAGACTTGATATGGCTTATCAGTTCGACTTCATACCGGTGGTGCAAAACACCGACCTGTTGCTGCGCGGTGCGCTGTTCACCCTTGAACTGACGGCCATCGGCGCGGTGCTCGGCGTAGGCCTGGGCATCGTCGGGGCGCTGGTACGGGCGTGGAACATCCGCCCTTTCTCGGCGATTTTCGGTGTCTACGTCGAATTGATCCGCAACACACCGTTTCTGGTGCAGCTGTTTTTCATCTTCTTCGGTTTGCCATCGCTGGGCTTGCAGATTTCCGAATGGCAGGCCGCGGTGCTGGCGATGGTGATCAACCTCGGGGCTTATTCCACCGAGATCATCCGCGCCGGCATTCAAGCGATTCCTCGAGGACAACTGGAAGCCGCGGCTGCCTTGGCGATGACCCGATTCGAAGCCTTCCGCCACGTGATCCTGCTGCCAGCGCTGGGCAAAGTGTGGCCGGCGCTGAGCAGCCAGATCATCATCGTCATGCTCGGCTCGGCGGTCTGTTCGCAGATCGCCACCGAAGAGCTGAGTTTTGCCGCCAACTTCATTCAGTCGCGCAACTTCCGCGCCTTTGAAACCTACGCCCTGACCACGTTGCTTTACCTGTGCATGGCGCTGCTGATCCGCCAATTGCTGAACTGGATCGGCCGTCGATACATAGCAAGGAGCGGCCAATGAGCGATTTCACCTTCTGGGACGTCGTGCGAAACCTGCTCACAGGCCTGCAATGGACCCTTGCGCTGTCGCTGGTGGCGTTTATCGGCGGCGGGTTGGTCGGCTTGCTGATCATGGTCATGCGCATTTCAAAGAAAGCCCTGCCGCGCAGTTTCGCCCGCACCTACATCGAGTTGTTTCAGGGCACGCCACTGCTGATGCAGCTGTTTCTGGTGTTTTTCGGCGTGGCGTTGGCCGGCCTGGAGATTTCACCGTGGATGGCGGCGGCGATTGCCTTGACGCTGTTCACCAGCGCTTACCTGGCGGAGATCTGGCGCGGTTGCGTCGAGTCGATCCCTCACGGTCAGTGGGAAGCCTCGTCGAGCCTTGCACTCAACCCGCTGGAGCAACTGCGCTACGTGATCCTGCCGCAAGCCTTGCGCATTGCGGTGGCGCCGACCGTGGGTTTCTCGGTGCAAGCGGTCAAAGGCACCGCCGTCACCTCGATCATCGGCTTCACCGAGCTGACCAAGACCGGCGGCATGCTCGCCAACGCGACCTTCGAACCGTTCATGGTCTACGGCCTCGTGGCCCTCGGTTACTTCCTGCTCTGCTACCCCTTGTCCCTCAGTGCGCGCTATCTGGAAAGGAGACTGCATGCCTCTGCTTAGAATTTCCGCCCTGCATAAGTATTACGGCGACCACCATGTGCTCAAAGGCATCGACCTGAGCGTCGAGGAAGGCCAGGTGGTGGCGATCATCGGCCGCAGCGGCTCGGGCAAATCGACGTTGCTGCGCACGCTGAACGGTCTGGAGTCGATCAACGACGGCGTGATCGAGGTCGACGGCGAATACCTCGACGCCGCCCGCGCCGATTTGCGCAGCCTGCGGCAGAAGGTCGGGATGGTGTTCCAGCAGTTCAACCTGTTCCCGCACCTGACCGTGGGCGAGAACGTGATGCTCGCACCCCAGGTAGTGCAAAAAGTGCCCAAGGCCAGAGCGGCGGAGTTGGCACGGGAGATGCTGGAACGGGTCGGGCTCGGGGAGAAGTTTGATGCCTTCCCGGATCGGCTGTCCGGCGGGCAGCAGCAACGGGTGGCGATTGCCCGGGCGCTGGCGATGTCGCCGAAGGTGTTGCTGTGTGACGAGATCACCTCGGCGCTGGACCCGGAATTGGTCAATGAGGTGCTGAGCGTGGTTCGGCAACTGGCCAAAGAAGGCATGACGCTGATCATGGTCACCCATGAAATGCGTTTTGCCCGGGAGGTTGGGGATAAGTTGGTGTTCATGCATATGGGGAAGGTGCATGAGGTGGGGGATCCGAAGATTCTGTTCGCGAATCCGCAGACGGCGGAGTTGGCGAATTTCATCGGGACGGTTGAGGCGGCCGTCTGAAACCTTTGTGGCGAGGGAGCTTGCTCCCGTTCGGCTGCGCAGCAGTCGTAGAACCTGCCAACCGGTTTTTCCTGAAGCACCGCGCTGTCTGGTTTTGGGGCCGCTGCGCAGCCCAGCGGGAGCAAGCTCCCTCGCCACAGGGCTGCTCAGGATCAAGGCTTTGAACACTGCGCGTTGGCGTCAGCGTTTGATCGTGGCACGATGTCTGGGTTATCGACCGAGACCCCCTGACCATGCCGCAATCCCAAGCCAAGAATCTGTCCCTGATCGCCGCAATCGACCTGGGCTCCAACAGCTTTCACATGGTCGTGGCCAAGGCCCAGAACGGCGAAATCCGTATTCTCGAGCGTCTCGGGGAGAAGGTTCAGCTGGCCGCCGGCATCGACGAAGAGCGCAAGCTCAGCGAAGAATCCATGCAGCGCGGGCTCGATTGCCTCAAGCGCTTTGCCCAACTGATCAACGGTATGCCCCCGGGCGCCGTGCGGATCGTCGGCACCAACGCCCTGCGTGAAGCCCGTAACCGCAACGAATTCATCCACCGCGCCGAAGAAATTCTCGGCCACCCGGTGGAAGTCATCTCCGGCCGTGAAGAGGCGCGCCTGATCTATCTGGGCGTGTCCCACACCCTCGCCGACACGCCGGGCAAGCGCCTGGTGGCCGACATCGGCGGCGGCAGTACCGAATTCATCATCGGCCAGCGCTTTGAACCGCTGCTGCGTGAAAGCCTGCAAATGGGCTGCGTCAGCTACACCCAGCGCTATTTCAAGGACGGCAAGATCACCCCGGCCCGCTACGCCCAGGCCTACACGGCGGCGCGGCTGGAAATCATGAGCATCGAACACGCCCTGCACCGCCTGACCTGGGATGAAGCCATCGGCTCTTCGGGCACCATCCGTGCCATCGGCCTGGCGCTGAAGGCCGGTGGTCATGGCACGGGCGAGGTCAACGCCCAAGGCCTGGCGTGGCTCAAGCGCAAGCTGATCAAACTCGGCGACGTCGAGAAAATCGACTTCGAGGGCATCAAGCCTGACCGCCGGGCGATTTTCCCGGCCGGCCTGGCGATTCTCGAAGCGATCTTCGATGCCCTCGAACTCCAGCGCATGGATCACTGTGAAGGCGCCCTGCGCGAAGGCGTGCTCTATGACCTGCTGGGCCGTCATCATCATGAAGACGTCCGTGAACGCACGCTCAGCTCGCTGATGGAGCGTTATCACGTCGATCTGGAACAAGCGGCACGGGTCGAGCGCAAGGCGCTGCATGCCTTCGATCAGGTGGCCGAGGATTGGGAGCTGGATGACGGCGTCTGGCGCGAGTTGCTGGGCTGGGCCGCCAAGGTCCATGAAGTGGGCCTGGACATCGCTCACTATCAGTATCACAAACACGGCTCGTACCTGATCGAGCATTCGGACCTGGCCGGGTTCTCCCGCGAAGATCAACTGATGCTCGCGCTATTGGTGCGTGGTCACCGCCGCAATATTCCCAAGGACAGGTTTGCCGATTTTGGCGATGAAGGCATCAAGCTGATTCGCCTGTGCGTGCTGCTGCGCTTTGCGATCCTGTTCCATCACATCCGCGGCACTCAGGAAATGCCACAAGTGGTGCTGCATGCCAATGGCGACAGCCTGGATGTGTTGTTCCCGGAAAACTGGCTGGACGAAAACCAGCTGACTCAGGCCGACTTCGCCCTGGAGGCGGAATGGCTGACTCGGGTGGGGTTCATTCTGAACGTCCGATAATCCACCGATAAACGCTCGCCGTACACGGTTCTGTAGGAGCACGGCTTGCCGGCGAAGGCGATCTCACTGACGCCTTCGCCAGCAAGCTGTGCTCCTACAGAATTTGCGGTGGAAACAAAAATGGCGATCCGCAGGGATCGCCATTTTTTATGCAGCGTGTGGGTTAACGCACAGCCAGAATCGGACTGCCCAACCGCTCCAGCAACGTGGCCTGCGCACTGCGCGGGTTCTGGTTGCCGGTCGGCGTGTTGCGGATGTAACGACCGTCCGCCTGCAGACTCCAGCTATGGGTGTTGTCGGTCAGGTAGAGCTCCAGCTCTTTCTTGACCCGCATGATCAGCTTCTTGCCTTCCACCGGGAAGCAAGTTTCGACGCGCTTGTCGAGGTTGCGCTCCATCCAGTCGGCACTGGACAGGAACATCTGCTCGTCACCGCCATTGAGGAAGTAGAAGACCCGCGTGTGTTCCAGGAAGCGACCGATGATCGAGCGCACGTGGATGTTGTGCGAAACCCCGGCGATGCCCGGACGCAGGCAGCACATGCCACGCACCACCAGATCGATGCGCACGCCCGACTGGCTGGCCTTGTACAACGCGCGGATGATCTTCGGATCGGTCAGCGAGTTGAACTTGGCGATGATGTGCGCCGGTTTGCCCTCAAGGGCGAACTGAGTCTCGCGGGCAATCATGTCGAGCATGCCCTTCTTCAGCGTGAACGGCGCGTGCAGCAGCTTCTTCATGCGCAATGTTTTACCCATGCCGATCAGCTGGCTGAACAGTTTGCCGACGTCTTCGCACAAGGCGTCGTCCGAGGTCAGCAAGCTGTAGTCGGTGTACAGGCGGGCATTGGCGGCGTGATAGTTACCCGTACCCAAATGCGCGTAACGCACGATCTCGCCGGCCTCGCGACGCAGAATCAGCATCATCTTGGCGTGGGTCTTGAAGCCGACCACACCGTAAATCACCACCGCACCGGCCGCTTGCAGGCGGCTGGCCAGTTGCAGGTTGGACTCTTCGTCGAACCGCGCGCGCAATTCGATCACCGCGGTGACTTCCTTGCCGTTTCGCGCCGCATCAACCAGCGCATCAACGATTTCCGAGTTGGCGCCGGAGCGGTACAGCGTCTGACGGACCGCCAATACGTGCGGATCTTTCGCCGCCTGGCGCAGCAAATCGACGACAGGCGTAAACGACTCGAACGGGTGCAGCAGCAGAATGTCCTGCTTGCTGATCACGCTGAAAATGTTCTCGCTGTTCTGCAGCAGTTTCGGGATCTGCGGCGTGAACGGCAGGTATTGCAGCTCGCGCTGACTGTCGAGGCCGGTGATGCTGAACAGGCGGGTCAGGTTGACCGGACCGTTGACCTGGTACAGCTCGGTCTCGTGCAGGTTGAACTGCTTGAGCAAGTAATCGGACAGTTGTTTCGGGCAGGTGTCGGCCACTTCCAGACGCACCGCGTCACCGTAGCGACGGGAGAACAGTTCGCCGCGCAGGGCGCGGGCCAGGTCTTCGACGTCTTCGGTGTCGACGGCAAGGTCGGCGTTTCGGGTCAGGCGGAACTGGTAGCAGCCCTTGACCTTCATGCCCTGGAACAAGTCATCGGCGTGCGCGTGGATCATCGACGACAGGAATACATAGTTGTCGCCAGGGCCGCCGACTTCTTCCGGCACTTTGATGACTCGCGGCAACAGACGCGGAGCCGGGATGATCGCCAGACCGGAATCGCGACCGAAGGCGTCGATGCCTTCGAGCTCGACGATAAAGTTCAGGCTCTTGTTCACCAGCAACGGGAACGGGTGCGTCGGGTCGAGGCCGATCGGGGTGATGATCGGCGCGATCTCGTCGCGGAAATAACGGCGAACCCAGGTCTTGAGCTTGGTGGTCCAGTAACGGCGACGGATGAAGCGGACCTGATGTTTCTCCAGTTCCGGCAACAGAATGTCGTTGAGGATCGCGTACTGGCGGTCTACGTAACCGTGCACCAGTTCGCTGATCCGGGCCAGGGCCTGGTGCGGTTGCAGACCATCGGCGCCGGCCTGTTCACGGGCGAAGGTGATCTGCTTCTTGAGGCCGGCCACACGAATTTCGAAGAACTCATCCAGGTTGCTGGAGAAAATCAGCAGGAACTTCAGCCGCTCCAGCAACGGGTAGGACTCGTCCAGCGCCTGCTCCAGCACGCGGATATTGAACTGCAGTTGCGAGAGCTCGCGATGAATGTACAGGCTGCTGTCATCCAGGCCTGGAACGACAATCGCTGGCGCCGCCGGCGCGGTTTCGACCACCACCGCGGGTGGAGCAGGCTCCAGCTCCGGCTGGGTTTCGGCGATCTGCTCCACCACAGGTTGAGCCTCTTGTACTGCAACTTCAGTGAGTCCTTCGGTATTCATCGAATGTTCCTGGGAGGGCTATTTTTGCTCTCGTAACAGTTGAGCAGCACGAACGGCAAAGTAAGTCAGGATGCCATCAGCGCCTGCACGTTTAAAAGCGGTCAGGGATTCGAGGATAACCCCTTCGCTCAACCAGCCATTCTGGATCGCCGCCATGTGCATGGCGTATTCACCGCTGACCTGATAGACAAAGGTCGGCACTTTGAATTCTTCCTTGACCCGGTAAAGGATATCCAGGTACGGCATGCCTGGCTTGACCATGACCATGTCCGCGCCTTCTGACAAGTCCGCCGCCACTTCGTGCAGGGCTTCGTTGCTGTTGGCCGGGTCCATCTGATAGGAGGCCTTGTTGGCCTTGCCCAGGTTCAGCGCCGAACCCACCGCATCGCGGAACGGGCCGTAATACGCGCTGGCGTACTTCGCCGAATAGGCCATGATCCGCACGTTGACGTGATCGGCCAGTTCAAGGGCTTCGCGGATCGCCTGGATGCGACCGTCCATCATGTCCGACGGGGCCACCACCTGAGCGCCGGCTTCGGCGTGGGACAGGGCCTGCTTGACCAGTGCATCGACGGTGATGTCGTTCTGTACATAGCCTTCTTCGTCGAGGATACCGTCCTGACCGTGGGTGGTGAACGGGTCCAGTGCAACGTCGGTGATCACGCCCAGTTCAGGGAACTGCGCACGCAGGGCGCGGGTGGCGCGCTGGGCAATGCCTTCGGGGTTCCAGGCTTCGGCGGCGTCCAGCGACTTGAGTTCGGGTGGCGTGACCGGGAACAGCGCCACGGCCGGAATGCCCAGTTCGACCCACTTGGCTGCTTCTTCCAGCAACAGGTCGATGGTCAGGCGTTCAACGCCGGGCATCGAGGCCACCGCTTCACGACGGTTTTCACCGTCCAGCACGAACACCGGCAGGATCAGGTCATCGACAGTCAGGACGTTTTCACGAACCAGTCGACGCGAGAAATCATCACGGCGATTACGACGCAGGCGGGTTGCAGGAAACAAACGGTTGGCAGGGGTAAAGCTCACGGCAGACTCCTGAGCCCGCGCAAACGGGCGAGCGTGACAGTTATAAGCGGCCATTATGACCAACGTATTACAGTTATGTGCACCCCTGTGACAGGTAGCCGCATTCCATTGTCCTTGTAGGAAATGTTCACGTCGAGACACATTTGGACACTTTCATGAATGTGCACGAAGGGTTAGGCTGCGCGTTCATTTCGCCAGCACCCAGACAATGCTCCAACAATTTCTGCATGACTTCGGCTACTTTGCCCTTTTTCTCGGCACGTTCTTCGAAGGCGAAACCATTCTGGTGCTCGCGGGCTTCCTCGCGTTCCGTGGATACATGGACATCAACCTGGTGGTGGTCGTGGCTTTTTTCGGCAGCTATGCCGGCGATCAGCTGTGGTACTTCCTGGGGCGCAAGCACGGCCGCAAGTTGCTGGCGCGCAAACCACGCTGGCAGATGATGGGCGACCGGGCACTGGAACACATCCGCAGGCACCCGGACATCTGGGTGCTGAGCTTCCGTTTTGTCTACGGTTTGCGCACGGTGATGCCGGTGGCGATCGGCCTGTCAGGCTATCCGCCAGGCCGTTACCTGTTGCTCAACGGGATTGGTGCAGCGATCTGGGCGACCGCCCTGGCCGCCGCGGCCTATCACTTCGGCGCGGTGCTCGAAGGCCTGTTGGGCAGCGTCAAGAAGTACGAGCTATGGGTGCTTGGCGCCCTGCTGATACTGGGCGTCGTACTGTGGCTGCGCCGGCGCTTCAAGAATGCCCGTCTGGCGAAGCAGGTCTACGCCGACGAGCAGGCCTTGAAAGCCGAACAGGCCAAGGCCGCCGAGATCAAGACGCCAACCGAGTGAAGCGGTTTCTGCAGCAGTAGAGACCGATTCCGCTGAGCAGGCTGTAACTCAGCAGGCCGACCCAGCCCACCGCGCTGGCCGGCCACAGCCCGACCACCGGTGCGAGCCACACCAGAGGCACATTCGATGCCAGGCGCAGCAGCTCCAGCTTCAACGCCCAAGGGCGATTCTCCAGGGCCACGCCCAGCGTAAACAGTCCCAATGCCACTGCACTCCAGCCGAGCACCAACGCGGCGGTCGGCAGATGCGGCTCGAAGTTCATCAAGTAGCTGCCCAGCGCGATGTAGACGCAGAACTGCAACAGGACGTAAATCTGCTGACGCCCGTCCAGCGGCACTTCGAATTTGCGGAACTGGCTCAGGTCCGGTTTGTTCATCGGGTACTTTTGCGCCACGTCCGCCGGCCGCCAACCGGTGCGCATGAACCAGATCCGCAGCTTGTCCCACACGCTTTCAGCCCGTCGCGCGTCATCCCAGAGCTGCGCGTAAAACTGCACGTTTGCCCACAACGGATTCCAGCTCGCGAGTGGCGTGGTCACGCCGAAAACCACCGGTTCGTTGTCGTCCTCTTCCTGGAACGAGCCAAACAGACGGTCCCAAATAATGAACACCCCGCCGTAGTTGCGATCCATGTAGAGAGCGTTCTGTGCATGGTGGGCCCGATGATTGGACGGCGTGACGAAGAACCACTCGAACCAGCCAAGCTTGGGAATGTGTCGCGTATGCACCCAGAATTGATACAGCAGGTTAAGCGCCGCGACGCTGATGAACACCAGCAGCGGCACGCCGAGGACGGCCATCGGCAGGTAGAAAATCCAGCTCAGCAGAAACCCGGTACTGGTCTGGCGCAACGCCGTGGAGAGGTTGTAGTCCTCGCTCTGGTGATGCACCGAATGCGCCGCCCAGAGGATGTTGCGTTCATGGCCCATGCGATGCAGCCAGTAGTAGCAGAAGTCATAGAGGACGGAGGCAAACACCCAGACCCAGACGCTGTCGGCCGAGAGCTCGAACAGCGCCAGGTGCTTGAGGGCAAATGCGTACGTCACCAGCCCCACACCCTTGGTCAACAGGCCCGTGGTGGTGGACAGCACGCCGGTGCTGATGCTGTTGATCGCGTCGGCCATCCGATAATTGCTCACCCCGCGCCAACGGTCGGCCAGCAGTTCGACGGCAATCAGCACAAAGAAGAACGGCACCGCATACAGAATGAAGTCCATGACGCGCCCTGATCGGAATCTTGAGGACAGATCCTATGTTTAGCCGCGAATTAACCCTATGGCAACGAGTGACAAATTAGTGGACATTTAACGCCATGAATCTGGAGAAAAACCCATGAGCAAAAAAATTGCAGTGATCCTTTCCGGCTGTGGCGTCTACGACGGCGCCGAGATCCACGAAAGTGTGATCACCCTGCTGCGCCTGGACCAGCGTGGCGCTCAGGTGCAGTGCTTTGCCCCCAACATTGCGCAGTTGCAAGTGATCAACCACCTGACCGGCGAAGAGATGCCCGAGTCACGCAATGTGCTGGTGGAATCGGCGCGGATCGCCCGGGGCAACATCAAGGATATCCGTGAGGCCGACGTCGAGGATTTCGACGCGCTGATCGTGCCGGGTGGTTTTGGCGCGGCGAAGAACCTGTCGAACTTCGCGATCGAAGGCGCCGGCTGCACGGTTCAACCGGAAGTCCTGGCGTTGGCTGAAGCGTTTGCCGAAGCGGGTAAACCGGTCGGGCTGATCTGTATCTCCCCGGCGCTGGCCGCGAAGATCTATGGGCCGGGCGTGACCTGCACCATCGGCAACGACGCCGACACTGCCGCTGCGATGAACAAGATGGGCGCGACCCACGCGGACTGCGCAGTAACAGACATCGTCGAAGACAAGGCGCGCAAACTGGTGAGCACTCCAGCTTACATGCTGGCGCAGAGCATCAGCGAAGCGGCCTCCGGCATCAACAAACTCGTGGACCGCGTCCTCGAACTGACCCACGAAAACGACGCCTGAAACGGATGGCTTAGGGCGCTTTTGTGGCGAGGGAGCTTGCTCCCGTCGGCCGGTCCGCGCTCGGGCGCAGCAGTCGTAAAATCGGCTGACACGGTTTTTCTGAAGAACAGTAGTGGATGGTTTTGGGGTTGCTTCGCACCCCAGCGGGAGCAAGCTCCCTCGCCACAGGTGCAGGGTCCGTTCAGGACTTGCGCGTTAGTCGGGTAAGAATCCGGTCCAGCGCATTGGCAAATGCCTGCTTCTCCCGTTCGCCAAACGGCGCCGGGCCGCCGCTCATCTGCCCCTGTTCACGCAAGTCGGTGAACAGGTTG
This genomic window contains:
- the rho gene encoding transcription termination factor Rho; translation: MNLTELKQKPITELLELAEQMGIENMARSRKQDVIFSLLKKHAKSGEEISGDGVLEILQDGFGFLRSADASYLAGPDDIYVSPSQIRRFNLRTGDTIVGKIRPPKEGERYFALLKVDTINYDRPENAKNKILFENLTPLFPTVRMKMEAGNGSTEDLTGRVIDLCAPIGKGQRGLIVAPPKAGKTIMLQNIAANIARNNPEVHLIVLLIDERPEEVTEMQRTVRGEVVASTFDEPPTRHVQVAEMVIEKAKRLVEHKKDVVILLDSITRLARAYNTVIPSSGKVLTGGVDAHALEKPKRFFGAARNIEEGGSLTIIATALVETGSKMDEVIYEEFKGTGNMELPLDRRIAEKRVFPAININRSGTRREELLTADDELQRMWILRKLLHPMDEIAAIEFLVDKLKTTKTNDEFFLSMKRK
- the trxA gene encoding thioredoxin TrxA, with the protein product MSSDLIKHVSDASFEADVLKAEGAVLVDYWAEWCGPCKMIAPVLDEIAETYKGKLTVAKLNIDENQETPAKHGVRGIPTLMLFKNGNVEATKVGALSKSQLAAFLDANI
- a CDS encoding FadR/GntR family transcriptional regulator; translated protein: MNSISRAVPEVALQAIRKLIAEQGFGPGDALPSQRDLAVQLGVSRASLREALSSLSALGVISIQPGKGVFVQATVELPRSDAAPGWPFAAQASPLDIFQLRYALEGFAAGLAAVTLSTDELDALEDNVAAMRNELKVGDFEAAARLDFEFHRRILLASGNQAMLSILSASADIFLESQKLPFIRAERAMETWQEHRKILRALARRSSGAAQKAMHEHVRNAALRTGIAFIAPATS
- a CDS encoding transporter substrate-binding domain-containing protein, giving the protein MTLRYSALLASLFASLMLSQMPAHADGLEEVVKRGVLKVAVPQDFPPFGSVGPDMKPRGLDIDTAKLLADQLKVKLELTPVNSTNRIPFLTTGKVDLVISSLGKNPEREKVIDFSSAYAPFYLAVFGPPDAEIKGLDDLKGKTVSVTRGAIEDIELTKVAPEGVTIKRFEDNNSTIAAYLAGQVDLIASGNVVMVAISEKNPKRVPALKVKLKDSPVYVGVNKNEPALLGKVNQILATAKTDGALAKNSQTWLKEPLPADL
- a CDS encoding amino acid ABC transporter permease, which translates into the protein MAYQFDFIPVVQNTDLLLRGALFTLELTAIGAVLGVGLGIVGALVRAWNIRPFSAIFGVYVELIRNTPFLVQLFFIFFGLPSLGLQISEWQAAVLAMVINLGAYSTEIIRAGIQAIPRGQLEAAAALAMTRFEAFRHVILLPALGKVWPALSSQIIIVMLGSAVCSQIATEELSFAANFIQSRNFRAFETYALTTLLYLCMALLIRQLLNWIGRRYIARSGQ
- a CDS encoding amino acid ABC transporter permease; translation: MSDFTFWDVVRNLLTGLQWTLALSLVAFIGGGLVGLLIMVMRISKKALPRSFARTYIELFQGTPLLMQLFLVFFGVALAGLEISPWMAAAIALTLFTSAYLAEIWRGCVESIPHGQWEASSSLALNPLEQLRYVILPQALRIAVAPTVGFSVQAVKGTAVTSIIGFTELTKTGGMLANATFEPFMVYGLVALGYFLLCYPLSLSARYLERRLHASA
- a CDS encoding amino acid ABC transporter ATP-binding protein; the protein is MPLLRISALHKYYGDHHVLKGIDLSVEEGQVVAIIGRSGSGKSTLLRTLNGLESINDGVIEVDGEYLDAARADLRSLRQKVGMVFQQFNLFPHLTVGENVMLAPQVVQKVPKARAAELAREMLERVGLGEKFDAFPDRLSGGQQQRVAIARALAMSPKVLLCDEITSALDPELVNEVLSVVRQLAKEGMTLIMVTHEMRFAREVGDKLVFMHMGKVHEVGDPKILFANPQTAELANFIGTVEAAV